The genomic DNA ATGCCGATGGCGCCGGCCCGGCTGCGCGAGCGCGGCTTCAACCAGGCGCTCGAACTGGCGCGCCGGCTCGCGCCCGGCAAGACCGACGCGGCGCTGCTCCTGCGCACCCGCGAGACGCCGGCGCAGAGCGGTCTCGCGCGCGCCGAGCGCCTGCGCAACCTGCGCGGCGCCTTCGCGGTGGAGCCCTTGCGCGCCCACGAGCTGCAAGGCCGGCGCGTGGTGCTGGTCGACGACGTGATGACCAGCGGCGCCTCGCTGTTCGCGGCCGCCGCGGCGCTGCGGCTGGCGGGCGCGGCGCATGTCGCGGCCATCGTGTTCGCGCGCACCGATCCGCCGCATTGAGCACCGCGACAATCGGCGCATGTTCCATATCGTCCTGGTCCAGCCCGAAATCCCGCCGAACACGGGCAATGTGATCCGCCTTGCCGCCAACACCGGCTGCACGCTCCACCTGGTCGAGCCGCTGGGTTTCTCGATGGACGACCGCCTGCTGCGCCGCGCCGGGCTCGACTATCACGAATATGCCGAAGTGAAGCGCCACGCCGGCTGGCAGGCGCTGCTCGAGGCCGAGCGGCCGGCCGCCGAGCGCATGTTCGCGCTCACCACGCGCGGCACGCGGGCCGTGCACGATGTGCGCTTCCAGCCGGGCGACTGGCTGGTGTTCGGCTCGGAAACCAGCGGCCTGCCGCCCGCGGTGCGCGAGGGCTTTGCCGAACCGCAGCGCCTGCGGCTGCCGATGCGCGAGGGGCAGCGCAGCCTGAATCTCTCGAACGCCGTGGCGGTGACCGTCTTCGAGGCCTGGCGCCAGAACGGCTTCGGCTGAGCCGAGCCTCAGCGGTAGCGGCGCACCACCGATTCGGCCACGCAGGCCGGCTTGGCCACGCCTTCGAGTTCGATCGTGGCTTCCCAGGTCATCTGGATGCCGTCGTCGGCGATCGGCTCCGCCGTGAGCAGCTTCATGCGCGCGCGCAGCCGCTTGCCCACCGGCACCGGCGACATGAAGCGCACCCGGTTCAGGCCGTAGTTCACGCCCATGCGCGATTCGACCACCTCGAGCGCCGTCTCGAAGAAGCGCGGCAGCAGCGACAGCGTCAGGAAGCCATGGGCGATCGGCCCGCCGAAGGGCCCGGCCTTGGCGCGCTCGATGTCGACATGGATCCACTGGTGGTCGCCCGTGGCCTCGGCGAACTGGTTCACCTGCTCTTGCGTGATGGCGATCCAGTCGCTCACGGCAACTTCCTGGCCGACGCAGGCCGCAAGATCCTGAAGCGTCTGGAATGTCTTTTTGGTCATGCGGGGCATTCTGGCGCCAAGGCCGGCGGCCTGGCTGTCGGCCTTGCGACAGCCACGGTCCTCAGCCTTCCAGCCAGTCGCAGATCGGCTGCCACTGCGCCAGGTCGCGCTGCACCCGGCCCGGCGCGATGTCGAACAGCGTGAGCCCGCGCGCCGCGAGCTGCACGTAGTTCTGCGTGTCGCGCAGTTCGCCCAGCACCGGCACGCCGAGGCTGGCGATGAACTCGTGCAGCCGGTCGGCCGCCAGGGTGCGGGCGTTCACGCGCATGCCCACGAGGCTGACCCTCGTCTTTTCGGCGCGGCGCTGCTCCTTGAGCCGGTCGAGGAAGTCGCGCGTGGCGTAGATGTCGAAGATGCTCGGCTGCAGCGGCACGATCACCCGGTCGGCCAGCGCCAGCACCTCCTTGAAGCGCCAGCCGTGCAGGCCGGCGGGAGTGTCGAGCACGGCATGCGTGGTGCCGCGCGGCGGCCGCACCACGACGCTGTCGCCGGTGGCTTCCCAGGTGGCGATGGGGCGCGCCTGCGGCGGGCGCAGGCCGAGCCAGAGGCGCGAGGACTGCTGGCGGTCCACGTCGCCCAGCATCACCGCATGGCCGCGGCTCGCAAAGTAGCCCGCAATGTTCGTTGCGAGCGTCGATTTGCCTACGCCGCCCTTGGGATTGGCGACCAGAACCACCGGCATAGCATCTCCTCCAGAGCTGGAAACCCCCGCATCGTAGCGACACGGGATGCGCCCGGCCCCGGCAAGCGCCAAACCTGCGCTATGTTCGCGGCATGACGACAACAACATCGGCCGCCGGCGACACCGGCGGCATCTACGTGCTCGCGGCCCATCCGCACTGGCGCGACTCGCGCGTGAACCGGCGCATGCTGGCCGCCGCGCGCGGCGTGCCGGGGGTCGAGGTGAACGACCTCTACGGCAGCTACCCCGACTTCGCGATCGACGTCGAGGCCGAACACGCCCGGCTCGCCAGGGCCAGCCTGGTGGTGCTGCTGCATCCTATCCAGTGGTATTCGATGCCGGCGCTGCAGAAACTCTGGCTCGACGACGTGCTCAGCTACGGATGGGCCTACGGTCCTGGGGGCACGGCCCTGCAGGGCAAGGACTGCTGGCTGGTCGCCACCACGGGCAGCCCCGAGCCGAGCTACCACCCCCAGAGCTACCACCGCTATTTCTTCGACGCCTTTCTGCCGCCCTACGAGCAGACCGCGGCGCTGTGCGGCATGCGCTTCCTGCCGCCGCTGGTCTTGCACGGCGCACGCAGCGCCGCCGAGGACGAGGTGGCGGCGCACGTCGACGTGTTCGCCCAGCGGCTCGGCAGCTATCCCCAATGGCCCGAACTCGAGGAGCTCGAAGCCTGCGTGGCCTGCCCGGTGCCCGAAACCGACCGCCCGGCCGAAGCCGAAGAACAGAACGACGAAAAAGGCATGGCCTGAGCATGGAACACGCACCCGCCTGGCTGACCAACAGCCTGATCTACCTGGGCGCCGCCGTGCTGGTGGTGCCGCTGTCCAAGGCGCTGGGCCTGGGCTCGATCATCGGCTACCTCGTGGCCGGCATCGCGATCGGCCCCTGGGGGCTCGGGCTCGTCTCCAGCGTGGAAGACGTGCTGCATTTCGCCGAGTTCGGCGTGGTGCTGATGCTGTTTCTGGTGGGCCTGGAGCTCGAACCCAAGCGCCTGTGGAACCTGCGCCGGCCGATCTTCGGCTGGGGCACCGCGCAGGTGCTGAGCTGCGCGCTGGCGCTGTTCGCCGTCGGCTTTGCCGCGGGCGTGGCATGGCGCGTGGCGCTGGTGGCGGCGCTCGGCCTGGCGCTGTCTTCCACGGCGATTGCGCTGCAGGTGCTGGGCGAGCGCAACCTGCTGAAGACGCCGAGCGGCCAGGCGGGCTTCTCGATCCTGCTGTTCCAGGACGTGGCGGCCATCCCGATCCTCGCGCTGCTGCCGCTGCTGGCGGGCGCCACGGCGGCCGAACAGTCGCTCAGCGGGCTGGACCGCACGCTCGAGGGCCTGAAGATCGTCGGCGTGATCGCCGGCATCATCCTCGGCGGCCGGCTGGCCCTGCGGCCGCTGCTGCGCTGGATCGCGCGCAGCGACACACCCGAGATCTTCACCGCCGCGGCGCTGCTGCTGGTGGTGGCCATCGCCGCGCTGATGCAGTTCGTGGGCCTGTCGATGGCGCTGGGCGCCTTCCTTGCCGGCGTGCTGCTGGCCGAGAGCGAATACCGGCGCGAGCTCGAGACCGACATCGAACCCTTCAAGGGCCTGCTGCTGGGCCTGTTCTTCATTGCCGTGGGCATGTCGATCGACTTCGGCGTGCTGATCGCGAGTCCCGGGCTGATGGCACTGCTGGTGGTCGGCTTCATGGCCATCAAGCTGGCCGTGATCTACGCGCTGGCCAAGGCCATGGGCCTGGCCTACCAGGAGCGGCCGGTGTTCACGCTGCTGCTGGCGCAGGGCGGCGAGTTCGCGTTCGTGGTGTTCCAGGCGGCGGGGCCCGACGTGCTGCCGCCCGAGACCACCTCGCTTTTGATCGGCGCGGTGGCGCTGTCGATGCTGCTGTCGCCGCTCCTGCTGGTGCTGCTCGACAAGTTCGTGCTGCCGCGCTACAGCCGCAGCAACGGCACGCAGCTGGAAGAAATCTCGGAGCAGCAGGACGCCAAGGTGCTGATCTGCGGCTTCGGGCGCTATGGCCAGATCGTGGGCCGCATGCTGATGTCGCAGGGCCTGCGCGTGACGGTGCTCGACCACGACGCCGACACCGTCGAAGGCCTGCGCCAGTTCGGCTTCCGCGTGTTCTATGGCGACGCGACGCGGCTCGACCTGCTGCGCACCGCGGGTGCCGGCACGGCCAAGGCCATCGTGGTGGCGGTGGACGACATCGAGCAGTCGCTGGAGATCGTCGACCTCGTGAAGGAGCACTTTCCGAAGGCCCGCATCATCGCGCGGGCCCGCAACGTGAACCACCTCTTCCAGCTGCGCGACCGCGGCGTGATGGATGTGGAGCGCGAGGTGTTCGAATCGTCGCTGCGCAGCGCGCGCACCGCGCTCGAGGCGCTGGGCTGGCCGGCGCACGAGGCACGCGAATCGGCCATGCGCTTTCGCCGCCGGAATCTCAGGCTCAGCGACGAGATGTACCCGCACTACAAGGACCGCGCCAAGCTGATTGCGGCCAGCAAGGCCGGCCGCCAGCAGTTCCAGGAACAGATGGCGCGCGAACGCGAGGAACGGCAGCGCCGCTCGGGCATGGACTGGAACCTGCTCGACGAGAAGGAAGAGGCGGACGCGTAGTGCGCCCTTGGCCTGCCCTCCCGGCGCTCAGCCCTCCAGCTTCAGCAGCCTGACCGCATTGCCCTTCAGGATGCCCGGCATCACCTCGGGCTTGAAGCCGGCCGCCTCGAAGTCCTTCATCCAGCGGTCGGGCGTGATCAGCGGATAGTCGCTGCCGAACAGGATGCGGTCCTTCAGCAGCGTGTTGGCGTATTGCACCAGCTGCTTCGGAAAGTACTTGGGGCTCCAGCCCGACAGGTCGATCCAGACGTTCGGCTTGTGCGTGGCCACGCTCAGCGCCTCGTCCTGCCAGGGGAAGCTGGGGTGCGCCATCACGATCTGCATGTCCGGGAAGTCGATGGCCACGTCGTCCAGGTGCATCGGATTGCTGTACTCCAGCCTGAGGCCGCCGCCGCAGCGCATGCCCGAGCCGATGCCGCTGTGGCCGGTGTGGAAGATGGCCGGCAGCTGGTGCTCGGCAATCACCTCGTAGAGCGGCCAGGCCATCTTGTCGTAGGGATGGAAGGCCTGCACCGTCGGGTGGAACTTGAAGCCCTTCACGCCGTGCTCCTCGATGAGCCGGCGCGCCTCGCGCGCACCCATCTTTCCCTTGTGCGGATCGATGCTCGCGAAGGCGATCATCATGTCGCTGTTCTTCTGCGCGGCTTCGGCGATTTCCTCGTTCGGGATGCGGCGGCGGCCCATGTTCGATTCGGCGTCGACCATGAACATCACCAGGCCGATCCTGCGTTCGCGGTAGTAGGCCACGCTCTCGGCAATGGTGGGCCGGCCGCTGGAGCCGAAGTACTTGTCGGCGGCGCGGTCGTATTCCTCGCCGTAGTTGTCGAACGGGTTCCAGCAGCTCACTTCGGCGTGGGTGTGGATGTCGATGGCGATCAGGTTCTGGTGGTCCATGTCGTTGTCTCCAGTACGGGTAAGTCCCTAGGGATCGGGGGGCTCAAGTGCCTTGAATTGATTATTTATCATAACCATAATCCAACTCACACACGAATGCAATCATGACCAATCCCGACCTCCAACTCGACATCCGCGACGACGTGGCCATCGTCCGCCTGACGCGCGGCGCCAAGCGCAACGCGCTTTCGGACGGCCTGATCCTCGCGCTGCGCAACACCTTCGAGACGCTGCCTTCCACGGTGCGCGCCGCGGTGCTCGACGGCGAGGGCCCGCATTTCTGCGCCGGCCTCGACCTGAGCGAGCTGAAGGAGCGCGACGCCGGCCAGGGCATGCAGCATTCGCGGCTGTGGCACGGCGCACTCGACCTGATCCAGCACGGCCCGGTGCCGGTGATCGCGGCGCTGCACGGCGCGGTGGTGGGCGGCGGCCTCGAACTGGCGAGCGCCTGCCACATCCGCGTGGCCGACCGCAGCACCTTCTACGCACTGCCCGAAGGCTCGCGCGGCATCTTCGTGGGCGGCGGCGGCTCGGTGCGCATTCCCAAGCTGATCGGCGTGGCCCGCATGACCGACATGATGATGACTGGCCGCGTCTACAACGCCGAGGACGGCGAGCGTGCCAATTTCGCGCAGTACCTGGTCGACGAGGGCGCGGCCTTCGACAAGGCCTTCGAACTCGCGAAGCGCGTGGCCACCAACGCCCCGCTGACCAACTACGCGCTGATGCATGCGCTGCCGCGCATCGCCGAGCAGTCGGCCGACCACGGCTTCTTCACCGAAGCGCTGATGTCCGGCATCGTGCAGAACGCGCCCGAAGCCAAGGCCCGCGTGCGCGACTTTCTCGAAGGCCGCGGCGCGAAAGTGAGCAAGGAATGACCACCATCCGATACCGTCCGCTGGCTTTCGGCGTCACGCGCGCCGTGCTGCGCCAAGGTGCGCCGGGCACGCAGTACCTGCGGGCCGAGACAGCGCTCGGACCCTACCGCGACCGCATGACCGACCGCCTCGCGCACTGGGCCGAACAGGCGCCCGAGCGCACCTTCATCGCCCGCCGCGAACGGCTGGCCGACGGCAGCACCGGCGACTGGCAGCGCGTGAGCTACGCCGAGGCGCTGCAGAAGGCGCGCAGCATCGGCCAGGCCCTGCTCGACCGCGGGCTGGATGCGGAGCGCCCGGTCGCGATCCTCAGCGAGAACGGTATCGAACACGCCCTGATGGCCCTCGGCTGCCTTTATGCGGGCGTGCCGTACTGCCCGGTGTCGCCGCCCTACTCGGTGGTGAGCCAGGACTTCGAGAAGCTGCGCCACGTGCTGGACACCCTCACGCCGGGCCTGGTGTTCGCCGCCGACGCCGCGCGCTTCGGCCGCGCCATTGCAGCCGCCGTGCCTGCCGACACCGAAGTCGTGATCGCCGAAGGCACGCCCGAAGGCCGCGCGGTCACAGCGTTCGATGCGCTGGCCGCCACGCCCGCCACGCCCGCCATCGACGCCGCGATGCGCGCCACCGGTCCCGACACCATCACCAAGTTCCTCTTCACCTCGGGCTCCACCAAGATGCCCAAGGCGGTGATCAACACGCACCGCATGTGGTGCGCCAACCAGCAGCAGCTGCGCCAGTCGATCCCCGCGCTGGGCGAGGAGCCGCCGGTGCTGGTCGACTGGCTGCCCTGGAACCACACCTTCGGCGGCAACCACAACGTGGGCATCGTGCTGGACAACGGCGGCACGCTCTACATCGACGACGGCAAGCCCACGCCAGGCGGCATGGCCGAGACGCTGCGCAACCTGCGCGAGATCGCGCCCACCATCTACTTCAACGTGCCGACCGGCTTCGAGGCCATTGCGCACGCCATGGAAACCGATGCGGTGCTGCGGCGCAACCTGCTGTCGCGCGTGAAGATGTTCTTCTACTCGGGCGCCGCGTTGTCGCAGCCCGTGTGGGACAGCCTGCACCGCACGCAGGAGTCCGAGGTCGGCGAACGCATCGTGATGGGCACGGGCCTGGGCATGACCGAATCGGGCCCGTTCGCGCTCTACGTCACGGGGCCCGAGGTGAAGTCGGGCGACGTG from Variovorax sp. V93 includes the following:
- the trmL gene encoding tRNA (uridine(34)/cytosine(34)/5-carboxymethylaminomethyluridine(34)-2'-O)-methyltransferase TrmL; translated protein: MFHIVLVQPEIPPNTGNVIRLAANTGCTLHLVEPLGFSMDDRLLRRAGLDYHEYAEVKRHAGWQALLEAERPAAERMFALTTRGTRAVHDVRFQPGDWLVFGSETSGLPPAVREGFAEPQRLRLPMREGQRSLNLSNAVAVTVFEAWRQNGFG
- a CDS encoding MaoC family dehydratase: MPRMTKKTFQTLQDLAACVGQEVAVSDWIAITQEQVNQFAEATGDHQWIHVDIERAKAGPFGGPIAHGFLTLSLLPRFFETALEVVESRMGVNYGLNRVRFMSPVPVGKRLRARMKLLTAEPIADDGIQMTWEATIELEGVAKPACVAESVVRRYR
- a CDS encoding AAA family ATPase, whose translation is MPVVLVANPKGGVGKSTLATNIAGYFASRGHAVMLGDVDRQQSSRLWLGLRPPQARPIATWEATGDSVVVRPPRGTTHAVLDTPAGLHGWRFKEVLALADRVIVPLQPSIFDIYATRDFLDRLKEQRRAEKTRVSLVGMRVNARTLAADRLHEFIASLGVPVLGELRDTQNYVQLAARGLTLFDIAPGRVQRDLAQWQPICDWLEG
- a CDS encoding NAD(P)H-dependent oxidoreductase — protein: MTTTTSAAGDTGGIYVLAAHPHWRDSRVNRRMLAAARGVPGVEVNDLYGSYPDFAIDVEAEHARLARASLVVLLHPIQWYSMPALQKLWLDDVLSYGWAYGPGGTALQGKDCWLVATTGSPEPSYHPQSYHRYFFDAFLPPYEQTAALCGMRFLPPLVLHGARSAAEDEVAAHVDVFAQRLGSYPQWPELEELEACVACPVPETDRPAEAEEQNDEKGMA
- the kefC gene encoding glutathione-regulated potassium-efflux system protein KefC, whose translation is MEHAPAWLTNSLIYLGAAVLVVPLSKALGLGSIIGYLVAGIAIGPWGLGLVSSVEDVLHFAEFGVVLMLFLVGLELEPKRLWNLRRPIFGWGTAQVLSCALALFAVGFAAGVAWRVALVAALGLALSSTAIALQVLGERNLLKTPSGQAGFSILLFQDVAAIPILALLPLLAGATAAEQSLSGLDRTLEGLKIVGVIAGIILGGRLALRPLLRWIARSDTPEIFTAAALLLVVAIAALMQFVGLSMALGAFLAGVLLAESEYRRELETDIEPFKGLLLGLFFIAVGMSIDFGVLIASPGLMALLVVGFMAIKLAVIYALAKAMGLAYQERPVFTLLLAQGGEFAFVVFQAAGPDVLPPETTSLLIGAVALSMLLSPLLLVLLDKFVLPRYSRSNGTQLEEISEQQDAKVLICGFGRYGQIVGRMLMSQGLRVTVLDHDADTVEGLRQFGFRVFYGDATRLDLLRTAGAGTAKAIVVAVDDIEQSLEIVDLVKEHFPKARIIARARNVNHLFQLRDRGVMDVEREVFESSLRSARTALEALGWPAHEARESAMRFRRRNLRLSDEMYPHYKDRAKLIAASKAGRQQFQEQMAREREERQRRSGMDWNLLDEKEEADA
- a CDS encoding amidohydrolase family protein; this translates as MDHQNLIAIDIHTHAEVSCWNPFDNYGEEYDRAADKYFGSSGRPTIAESVAYYRERRIGLVMFMVDAESNMGRRRIPNEEIAEAAQKNSDMMIAFASIDPHKGKMGAREARRLIEEHGVKGFKFHPTVQAFHPYDKMAWPLYEVIAEHQLPAIFHTGHSGIGSGMRCGGGLRLEYSNPMHLDDVAIDFPDMQIVMAHPSFPWQDEALSVATHKPNVWIDLSGWSPKYFPKQLVQYANTLLKDRILFGSDYPLITPDRWMKDFEAAGFKPEVMPGILKGNAVRLLKLEG
- a CDS encoding crotonase/enoyl-CoA hydratase family protein, whose amino-acid sequence is MTNPDLQLDIRDDVAIVRLTRGAKRNALSDGLILALRNTFETLPSTVRAAVLDGEGPHFCAGLDLSELKERDAGQGMQHSRLWHGALDLIQHGPVPVIAALHGAVVGGGLELASACHIRVADRSTFYALPEGSRGIFVGGGGSVRIPKLIGVARMTDMMMTGRVYNAEDGERANFAQYLVDEGAAFDKAFELAKRVATNAPLTNYALMHALPRIAEQSADHGFFTEALMSGIVQNAPEAKARVRDFLEGRGAKVSKE
- a CDS encoding feruloyl-CoA synthase → MTTIRYRPLAFGVTRAVLRQGAPGTQYLRAETALGPYRDRMTDRLAHWAEQAPERTFIARRERLADGSTGDWQRVSYAEALQKARSIGQALLDRGLDAERPVAILSENGIEHALMALGCLYAGVPYCPVSPPYSVVSQDFEKLRHVLDTLTPGLVFAADAARFGRAIAAAVPADTEVVIAEGTPEGRAVTAFDALAATPATPAIDAAMRATGPDTITKFLFTSGSTKMPKAVINTHRMWCANQQQLRQSIPALGEEPPVLVDWLPWNHTFGGNHNVGIVLDNGGTLYIDDGKPTPGGMAETLRNLREIAPTIYFNVPTGFEAIAHAMETDAVLRRNLLSRVKMFFYSGAALSQPVWDSLHRTQESEVGERIVMGTGLGMTESGPFALYVTGPEVKSGDVGLPAAGIELKLIEVDGKTEVRYRGPNITPGYWRAPEATAEAFDEEGFFSTGDAVKWIDESNIHRGLRFDGRIAEDFKLATGTFVSVGPLRAKIIAAGAPYVQDAVLTGINLKEVGALVFPTQKVRELAGLPGSATMQQVLESAPVQAHFQQVANALAAMGTGSANRIARLHLMAEPPSIDKGEVTDKGSINQRAVLKHRAEIVEALHADTLPFTLKPR